A segment of the bacterium genome:
CTGAGCCTGCCGACAAGGGCGTGGCGCCACACGGAGACCGTGCATGCGCCGCAGCAGTAGGTTCCTGAGTTGTACGAGTAGGAATTGAGTCTTTCCTGAATGCCTGCGGTTGCTTCTTCCAGTGCGTTCAGGATGCCCCTGTCCTGTACTTTAAGGAGATTCAGCGCTCGACAGGCCTCCTCGCCAAGAACATGCGATGTTCCTGCGCCTGTGGTTATGCGCTCGCCTGTAAAAACCTTGATGCCATCCTTTAAGTCCTTGTCTGTGGGTGCGAACATGTTTGCGTAGGAACCGTACAGACCATGTCTTGCGGCTATCCACTCTGCAGCCTTTAACCTTTCATCCTTAGGGAGACTGACGCCCGAAAAAAAAGCGTCGTTCAAGGCGTCGATAGTTTTTGCTAGACTTGACGGATAAATGATCTTCACGCAGTCCTCCAGTTAATTTACTGAATTATGCACTCCATCCCTATTCTGTCAATATGAATCAAGGTCCTTGCCAGAGACCACTTCACCGTCGTAATGCTCCCTAATCTCAGCTAGAAGTTCATCATCGCTTGTTCCCCAGTAGAGCTGATGGTATAAAACGAGCAGTCCTGGCTTGGCGGCATTTGCAATACCGGCAAGCTGACTGGTTGAAGTGTGCACTTGCGAGTGGTAGGCTTGCCAGTCCGGCGTGCGGCGGTTGAAACCTGCGACTGAATAAACCTCGTGAACCAGAATATCGCATCCTTTTGCCTTCTCAATTAAAATATCGGATGGAGCCGTATCTGAAGAAACGACTATGGTCCGGCCGCTTCCTTCAAACTTATACCCATAAGCCTTCCAGGAGCCGTGAACGACCGGGAACGCCTCGATTGCAACGTTATCATCCAAGTATATGCGTCCGGGTGCGTCAATCTCGTTCGACTCAACCCCCCACCCTGTCTCATTGGAGGGCTGAAGACCCTTAGAGCGCTCACGGATATCCTCCTTATATGCTTCAAGGATGTGCGAAGTCATTGCAGAGATGCCGGGAGGTCCCCAGATATGCAGCGGTTCCTTGCGGCCTAGAACCCATGGTGTGAGTATTAAATCGGGGTATCCTACGGTGTGATCGGAGTGAAGATGCGTAAGAAACGCAAGTTTGAGCGTTGCAGGGTTGAGCCCCGCCTCAAGAGCCCTGTGTACGACTCCTGCTCCGAAATCGACGATGTAGGGTTGACCTTTGGATACTACGGCAAGAGCAGGACCAAACCGTCCTGATTGTGCGTTCGGGGTTCCTGTTCCAAGAAGAACCAGCGTCGTCTTAGTTTCCATTTGCATCAGGATAGGTTCTTGCGTTCATACAAATCATTATGCCTTCCCTTGGCTGCTTGTCAATACCCCTTCTCGTTTTTAGGAGTTAACCCATAATAGGCAAAATCCTTACAACCCGGGATCCATGTTTGTGCAAGATATTATATTAATAGAGCTTGTCTTTAAGCATCTTCCCTATTGCGATTACCTTCTCTTCGTTGTTGGTATTGCCACGCTTTTCCTCAAGGATAACGTACATCTTATCCGAATCATTCTCGCCATATTTATCGGTGAAAAAAAACATGTTATTTCACCTTTTCCTTCTTTTTGACCCGCCATCTAGGACCTTCCTTGTGATTTTCAATGATTCATAAATCCATCCTCGTCCACCTCTAATATTCAGAAAATATAGATTCATT
Coding sequences within it:
- a CDS encoding MBL fold metallo-hydrolase, which produces MQMETKTTLVLLGTGTPNAQSGRFGPALAVVSKGQPYIVDFGAGVVHRALEAGLNPATLKLAFLTHLHSDHTVGYPDLILTPWVLGRKEPLHIWGPPGISAMTSHILEAYKEDIRERSKGLQPSNETGWGVESNEIDAPGRIYLDDNVAIEAFPVVHGSWKAYGYKFEGSGRTIVVSSDTAPSDILIEKAKGCDILVHEVYSVAGFNRRTPDWQAYHSQVHTSTSQLAGIANAAKPGLLVLYHQLYWGTSDDELLAEIREHYDGEVVSGKDLDSY